From the genome of Tenrec ecaudatus isolate mTenEca1 chromosome 1, mTenEca1.hap1, whole genome shotgun sequence:
AAGGGCCTGGTCAGCAATCCTGGGGTGAGGGCCTCCTCTGGAGTGACAGCCAGCCACTCCCTCTCCCCTGCAGAGTTTCCCACTGTGTGGCACCGTGGCATGCGGCTGCCAGCCTCCAGAGGGCGCAGCTTGGACCGCGATGGGGCTGGGCCGCAGCCTCCTAACGGGGCTCTTGTCTGGGGCGGAGGCCGGAGCACCCCTGCCGCCCCCTGCGGCGCTGCCCACCCGCCATGAACGGCCTGTCGGTGAGCgagctctgctgcctcttctgctgCCCGCCCTGCCCCGGCCGAATCGCCGCCAAGCTTGCCTTCCTGCCGCCCGAGCCCACCTACTCGCTGGTGCCTGAGCCTGAGTCGGGGCCTGGTGCCACTCCCTCTGGCCCCCTTCGGGCTTCAGCTGGCCCTCCCGGACGCTGGAAGCTGCACCTGACGGAGCGGGCTGACTTCCAGTACAGCCAGCGTGAGCTCGACACCATCGAGGTCTTTTTGACCAAGAGCAGCCGTGGGAGCCGTGTCACCTGCATGTACGTGCGCTGTGTGCCCGGCGCCAGGTGAGCTGGGGTCCTAGGGCCCACCCACAGAGGGCCAGAGGGTGGGCCCTCTTCTCCCAAATCCCAGCGAAAGAAGCCAAGGACTAGTATGGAAGGAGGGGGTGTCCACTGCTAAACGTAGGGCTCGCCTGTCCAGGAAACTCTCCCAGGTCCTGGGGACCCTGAGTGTGTCTCTTTAACAAGtctctaccccacccccagttGCACAGACCAGCTCTTCAGGCCACAGGGCAGCAGCTGTGGTTTGCCCAGCTggacgggctgctgggggacaggAGGGGCTGCTGAGCGCCCAGCCCCCACGTGGGCCCTGACAGTCTCACAGCCATGCACTGGCTCTGTTTCTGTCCCCTCAATCCAGGAGTCTCTGGGCAGCAAGGGCCTCAGTGGTAGTTGCCAGGAGGGCAGGTGACCTGTGGGGTGAGGAAGTGGCAgtgggggacagagcatggtgccTGTGCCCCAGGTACACGGTTCTCTTCTCCCACGGCAATGCGGTGGACCTGGGCCAGATGAGCAGCTTCTATGTGGGCCTGGGCACGCGCATCAACTGTAACATCTTCTCCTACGACTACTCCGGCTACGGCGCCAGCTCGGGCAGGCCCTCGGAGAAGAACCTCTACGCCGACATCGACGCTGCCTGGCAGGCCCTGCGCACCAGGTGACCTGACTTCCGACTGCAGTTGGGAAGGCTCAGGCCAATGTCCCTGGTGGGCTGCCCAAAGGTGGGGCAGAGGGTGAGGCTTGACTGTGGTTCACTTACATGGTGTGCCAGCTCTGGCCAGATGGGGCTAGCTGGGTGTCCACAAGGAACAGGTGGGGTCTGAGCAGGGGGAAAGGTGGCCCTGGAAGTGGGTCACAGGGCGGGTCCAGCCGGTGTGGTAGCTCCCCATGGTGCAGCCCCTTGGCCTGTCCCAGCCTCACCACAGACCCAGCCTTGATCTCTCCGAAGGCCTAGTGACTAACACTGGCTCCTCCTGACCAGCTGTAACCTTGCACTGTGGTGTTGCCCCCTTCCAGCTCTAGCTGGGGGTTGCAGGTGTGCAGCAGTCAGCTCTGGGGAGGCAGCAGCCAGTTGGGGTGATGTGCAGACATCCCCTGGTGCTCAGGGTTCTGGGGATACACCCGGTGCCCAGTCCCCAGCCTCTTGGAGCCCCTCCCCTAATCCACAGGGTAGGGGATGAAGGCTGCTTGCCTCATGTCCTCTGTGGACTGCGAGTGCCctaacctctgacctttcagaaAAGCAACCTCTGCCCCAGCAGTTGGGGAAACAGTGGCTCTTCTATGTGGGGCCTCATTGTCCCTGCGCCTGGAGCTAGGTTCAAGTCCAGCAGAGGTGGCCAGGATGGCTGGGTACAGAGTGTAGGGCTGCAGGGGATGACCCAAGGTAGAAGGAGAGACCTGACCCTGGTCCCTGTCCATTCCAGGCTGGGCACTGCACCTTGAGACCCCAGGCCTTGCCTACCTAGCCCCTGTCTACCTAGTGGGTTAGGTGTTTCTAGAGGGGGAAGGGCCCAGCCCTTTTAAGGCCCAAGCACTAGACACCCAGGCCAGGTGGGAGGAGGCAGCTGGACACAGCGCCCCTAAAGGTCTCAGGCAGAGGTGCAGACGCTGTCCCCAGGTGTGACCAGAGGGTGCtctagccccagggctgggaggaGGCCTGCACATCTGTGTGACTGTTGTCCTCTGTGGGTGGGTGAGAGGGAGCCCCCCAAGCACTGACCCTGCCCTGCACCAGGTATGGCATTAGCCCGGACAGCATCATCCTGTATGGGCAGAGCATTGGCACGGTGCCCACCGTGGACCTGGCCTCACGCTACGAGTGCGCTGCTGTGGTGCTGCACTCCCCGCTGACCTCGGGCATGCGCGTTGCCTTCCCCGACACCAAGAAGACCTACTGCTTCGATGCATTCCCCaagtgagtgggggtggggcggggcgggcaggGGGCAAGGGCAGGGACACGCGCAGAGGAGGTGTGAtccgccccacccccgcccacagcATCGAGAAGGTGTCCAAGATCACGTCGCCTGTGCTCATCATCCATGGCACCGAGGACGAGGTGATCGACTTCTCGCACGGCCTGGCGCTCTACGAGCGCTGCCCCAAGGCTGTGGAGCCCCTGTGGGTGGAGGGCGCAGGCCACAACGACATAGAGCTCTACAGCCAGTACCTGGAGCGCCTGCGCCGATTCATCTCCCAGGAGCTGCCCAGCCAGCGCGCCTAGCTGCCCAGCCGGCCTGGACCTCAGCAATAAGGACCTGCCCCGTCTGCCGGCCGGGGCTGCATGAGAACCCCGGCCACACTCCCGCCCACCCGGCAGCCCACTGTGGGGCGGTGCCTGGCCCACCTGGCCACACTCCTCTGGGCTGCGGACAATGTACAGGCGACGGAGCTACACACTCCTTTCCTTTTGGACGCAAAAAGAAAAAGATCCTCAAAAATTAAAGATTTAAAATTTTCAGGCTCCTCTTGCTTCCATTGCTGGGtatcaccccctccctcattcctaaggtctccactccacctctGGGAGTGAAGGAGGGTTGGGGGCTAGTGGGCCCAGCACCCGGTCTGCGGGCTTCCCTCCCAGGGCAGCTGTCCGTGGCTTTCACAGATGGCCTCTTGCCCACCCTTTGAATCACCACTGCAGAGGGGACAAAGTCCACCTGAGACCCTGGTACCCCAGGACAAAAGCCTGGAACCTCCCTTTGCAAAACGGAATGCAGACTCAGGTGGAGCCCTGGCGACTCccagcatgtccccagagaaaggGCAGGATGCCCTGAGGGGGTCACTGGATGTGATTCTGCCCCCCAGCCCAAGACCTGTTTCAAAATTTCCCACGATATGCCAGGCCCTTCCTTCCGTCCGCGGACTTCCTGGGGGGGGCGGGCCAGGTCCCTCTCCAATTTCTGGCATGCTCTCTGCGGTCTGCTGGGGAAAGCTGCTCCTAGCAGCCTGCAGAGTTGAAGCCTGGGTGGTTCTAAAGGCGCGGGCCCTTTAAGGGGGCGGTGCCTCCGTCCGGGGCGGGGATGCCGGAGGGGCGCGGCCGGGGCGGAAGTGGAAGCGCGCGCGCGGAAGTAGCGAGCCCGCGCTTAGCCTCGGCGGGAAGCGGCGGTGCGGGTCCCCGCGGGCCTCGACCTCCCACTGTGGGAGTCAGGTCGGTGACGCCGTGAGAacttggggtgcccccgcctcccAGGCCATCCCAAAGGCCCTGTCCCCCGAGGGTGGAGCCACTGGCAGGTCCCCCTAGCGGGTAGCTGGCCCCCGGGCTCGCCGCCTCTTCGCAGCGCTTTCAGTCACTTGGGCCCGGCGCTTAGGACGCGTGGGCAGCCCACCGCTGCGGCTGTGGCTGGCTGGGTGGGTGGTCGCCCCCGGGCCTGGAGCCACCTAGGGCGCCTCACCAGTCCTCCAGACCGTGGAGGTGCCGAGCCTGAGGCGCGCACGCCGCTGGCCCCCACCTCTGCCAATGCTCCAAATCCAGGGCTGTCTCCAAGCGCACCCACCCAGCGTGAGGCGCCGCGCACACTCACCAACCTAGAACACTTGGTTCTCTGCCTCCACGAAAAGGAGCCCAGCAGGCTCTGGGTGAGATGTCACCTGCTCACTCCAGGGtcggcggttcaagcccaccacccgctcagagggagaaaaatgaggccacaGGACCATTTTGTTGTGCTCAGGGTTGCTTCAGTCCGAACTGACTACACCATCTAACAGCAACAAAGTCTCCGTACAGATTTAGCCCGGAGACAGTAGGGAGTAGTCTCCCCACCCTCTGTAGGGCCCGTAAGGCCgggagtcgacttgatggcagtggcctttTATTTGGGTGTGGTGCGATGGGCTTGAACCCACAGCCCTGCagggggagaaaggtgtggtgggccgcttctgtaaagatggcagcttacaaaccctacggggcagttccAGTCAAACATCACTGTCCCACAGCCGCAGGCCCTCCCCAGGCCCGGCTTCCTGATGGAAATGCCCTCCCTTTGTGCGGCTGCCACCCGGGCCCCACCCAGTGTGACCAGCAGTTCTTTGTTCAGGAGCGGCCTGCGGTTCACTCACTACAGGATTATTTATCCCATGTTCCTCCTCCCCTGGTGGTGTCTTTTTGAACCtccagagctggggctcccccaaTAACTGCTTAAAGGTTGAACACACAAACACCCTCTATAACCAAAGCCACACTAAATACACTGCCATTgggtggatgccgactcacatgGCTGCAGGTGGATTCTTAAGGTAACTTGGGGAGTGGCCTGATGGGTGTAAGAACTTACAGATGGAACTTACTCTCTGTACCATCGACACGGGCTCTTACTAGAACAACTGAGAGGGcgctgatggtgcaggaccgggcagtgtttccttctgctgcacacagTAGGGCCACtgagagttggaaccgactcaaaagCACCTAAAAGCAAGAACAAGGAGGGGCCGGCAACAAGAACGAGGGGCCAGgtaggcagttctaacccacctgctgctccgagggagacagatgagatttACAGCCCCTTAAACCTCAgcgcagtggttacgtgttgggctgctaactgcaaggtcagcggttggaatccaccagctggctgctcctcaggagaagacagggcactttctactccctttaaagggtcacagactcgggaacccacagaggcagagcctccctgccctgtagggtgactGTGAGCCCGCATCTAttccatgacagtgaatttggttttggaaaCCTTATGTACCGTTCCTGGCAGTGACTTCGGTGTCTTTAATAGCTTGTTTATCCCATGTTCCCGATGGTACAGATTGAGACCGTCTTCCGTGTTTTGTATCCACCGGTCCCACTGGGCTGTATGCTCCTGACCTGGGTAGGCAGATTCCTGTAGGTTAAATGTATTAGTGTAGCATTGTGGGGTCGGAGCCCAGACCTGCCTTTTCCTTGGACCTCTAAATAGGTTGATCGTCTCTAGTGGGCTGGACTGAGTTAAACCATTCCAACTCCTCTCtccaccctttaggacagagtagaactgcccccatggggtttccaaggctgtcgatcTTCCTGGAAGCCACTCCCCACGGAGcacttggtggcttcaaactgctgacccctgGGCTTGCAGGGGAGCGCTTTAAcccctgcatcaccagggctcctttggaccAGGCGGAGCCCCATCCCCTTCACATCTGAGGAGCAGAAGTGCCCCCTTCCCGGCATCATGGAAACTGGCTGCGAGGGCTGTAAATTAGTATCTCGTTGTAGCTCTAGCTGCCTTTCTCAGGTACGTGCTTCCGGCTCCCTTCAGACTGACTGCTGATCCCTGCTACCCTGGTCAATGATGATTTCGGAACTAGAAATGTTACTTATAAGCACCAGTTTCAAAGCCACAGGAGCTTCATAGTCTCTGCCTGTTTCcccgttgggtttggggttacggCTACCTTTCTCTGTTGTCCAGAGTGAAGCTTCCAAACCTCAACTGTCCAAGTTCACACCCCAGCCACAACACTTACAACGTCCCcaccaggaagaaaggaaaaaaaaatgagccATGTCAGGTTTCTGGCAGTTAACAATAagcggggatttttttttttgtctttcctCTTTACCTAAGATACTATGTATCAAAAAAAAGATACTATGTATCCATTCTTGATTTCTTCAGGACACCactggacaaggtagaactaccctggTGGGTGGGTTCTCCAAATtgtaactttctttcttttttttggtaactCTTTCTTAAAGAGAACaaagccttggctttctcccaagttgcagctggtggtttcaaaccactaaccttgtgattagcagctcagtgtgtatgttgttaggagagaccagtccctggttttAAGGATattgtgcttggtcaagtagagggaagTTGAAAAAtagaaggccctcaaccagatggctGGCAAGAGAGGCCACTATAATGGGCCCAGACATGAGGACAGCTGTGAagagggctgtgttctctgctacactgggttgctatcagCCCTTTGTGGATGAAGGTGCTTTTACCTGGGCTCCATCTGCCCCTGGTCTCTCTGCTGCTGGTCCTTTGCTGCATTTGGGGTCTGAAAGTTGCCCTTCCCTGTATTTTCCTAGGAAGTTTTCTTTCCCTGTGCTTTTCCTTCATCTCTGCTGCAGTGAGAGACAGGACTGGGGTTCACATCTATCAACATTATGAAAGGTTTCCTCCAAACACACTGGTctcgttaaaaaaacaaaacctgtttAAGTCACTGGTCTGCTTCTAGAATGTACTCAAGGAACTAAGGCtgcttcccaccccactccctgatCCGGGGTGCTCTGCCTCAAGTCCATGTCCTGAAAATGCCATCTACCCTACCCCataccacccctacccccaaagaACTGCACACAGGACTCTTCTGTGTCTTTGGGCCTGTTTATGGGCTGTTACTCCAATGTGTCTGACCCCCCTTGCCCAACTCCTCTATTAAGATCTTTTGTGATTCCTGTTTGGAAGCTGTGAGAGCAGGAATGCCAGGGGCTGCCAATTGGGAGTTTCTGGGTCTTGAAGGTTTGCCTCCTGTGGGCAGACTTCAATCTGTCGCTCCCATTTGAGTGGGGAAATATTTGAGTGTTCCTTCACTGGCAGGTTTCCGCCTTAAGTACCTGGGGAATTCCCCTCCCCTGTGGCTATTCTCAGCCTGTGATGCTGCCCTAAGTTTGAGGCTTAGAGATGCCATCCTGGACCTTTCTCCGTTGTGCCTGCCCATTTCACGGAAGGGACACACTGAGGCTGGCACATGGACCAAGGGCTTTCTGGCATCGAGGGACTTGGCCTCCTCTAATTCACTCCTAGGCCCCTCTGGGGGTACCTACTGTGCACCTTTGACCCAGGAGGCGGGGAGAAGCAGGTGTTacatacctccccctctccccccactagtTAAGTTTTCTTTACTTGGTTTGGCCTGGGCCTTCCTTGATTCTGGTTCTGTTTTGTGAATTCCACAGATGAGTCTGTTCAGACTCATTAACCTCCTGACCTGACCCAGGCAGGTGCCCAGTGTTGCCCCCTGTCATTACCCAGACATGGCTCCCTGGTCCCATCAGTAGGTACCAGGCTCCCTGTGCCCGTGGCCCTCCCAGGGCACACAGCCTGCCTGGGGTCAGGGGTATGATGACTCCCAGTGTTTTGATACTTTGCAGAACAGGACCTACCAGAGGGTCCAGAGAAGGACAGGTAGATTTCTGTGTCATGGTACTGTCCCCTCCTCTGTGACTGCCCACTAAGGGACTCCTCCACcatgcactccccacccccatttagGTCTCAGATCCCCTCCCCCTGATCAGATCATCcttcaggtctccactctgacacccTGATTTCAGAGTGTGTCCCACGGCCACAGCACTGTGTGGGGCCACCAGGAGGCTCCAGCTGGGCGGGGGGCAGTTCTTCCCGCACTGCTCAGGGTAAGGCTGCGCTGTGCCTGAAAGGATGGAGCACTGTGTGCAGCATTTGGGCTTTAGGAGTTAAATGTTCACGGAGCGGAGTACCTAAgccattgtgtgtttgtttcaccAAATGAAATAATATGTTTGGTCATTCAAAGCAAATGGACCTCCAGCAGGGGTCCAGGGCTGCCCTGTTAGTTACCTGCAAGTCTATCCAACTGTGCCCCACCCAGCCCCCGACTGGCCCCACACCTGAACAATTCTCTGTCCTCCTGACCACCTGGAGCTCCTACCCTGGGCCAATCTCACCTCACTGAAGCCACTGTCCCAGCTGACAGGTGAGTGGCTGGGCCAGCTAACCTGAGGGGAGAAGCCCTGTGACCACCCAGGTCAGGCCTCGGGTGGGTTCAGGTTAAAATAGCCACAGCACGCAGGCCAGGTGACCAAGCCTGTGTACACTCAGACCCCGGGCTCATCACTTTCCTGTGCCCAAACAGCAGGGTGTAAGTGGGGAGTGATCAGTCCAAAGTATTTGAAggaaaccagggctgagggacccACCATCAAGCTCACAACTGGGGACATGCACCGGGGTGCCTCTGCCGATGCGTCCTTAAAAGCTCAGCAACTTCCTGTCCAGACAAGGACGAGGGAAAGGTCTAGTCATCTTAAAAAACAAGGTAGGAAACAAAGAGGCCAGGGGCCTAAGGGTGGCTTCAGAGCCAGACCCGTCAGCATCCCTGCAAATAAAATTCCTTTCATGACAGAACTGACTGGGTCATGTTTGTGACCAAGGAACAGCGTTTGTGTCCGAGTCTCTTCCCAGGAACTTTGGCCAGAGAACTTGCTGCCAGGTCTCTGCAGTCACAGCTGAAAGGCCAACCAGAGCCAGGTCACATCCACCCACAATCACCAAATAATATCTATGGGGAATTCTGATTGAAGACGGAATACACATTTTAAGTTCTCACAGATTTCTGAAGGCATGAAAGCTAGAAGAATCCCCCAAACTATTTCCCTGAGATATAACCTTTAAACTTTAACCCCAGAATGTCCCTTGAAGCCCTCAACAGAACAAAtaatcctcactgccattgagtcaacttgaactgcctctgtgggtttctgagactgactcttgataggagtagaaagcccactcttcaCCTGaggggcacctggtggttttgaactgctgaccttgttagcagcccagcacttagtgGTGGGCCACtactccaccaaggctcctgagaacaaaaaataagcaaacaataataatttaaaaaataaaaagaaactcacagctattgtgtcaatgctgactcacagtccccccctcccccgtgggATTCCGAGTCTGCAATTTTTTAATGCCGGCTGAGGCTGATTTCAAACTGGAGACCATGTGGATcgtagcccaaggcataaccagtatatcaccagggctctgagAACACACAGTAGCTGAGCTTATCCAGTACAGCATGTCTGTTTTGAGCACTGCTCTTTCAATGTTTGCTGTATGGGAccaaactgacaacagcaacttgaaaggttAGATGAGACCCTTTGTGGGCAGGATATCACGGGAGAAGAACAATTCAGGAAAGACATGTGAGAATAGTTGTACAACTACAACATGAAGACTGTAATCCAGGCCACTGAACCACACATGCAGAAATCAATGAACTGACTGATGTACGTTCTGTTATGTGTAAGCCTGATAACAAATTAATTACAAAAAATTGGAGcaacaggtgaacaagcaaatgtggtgaagaaagctgatggtgcccggctatcaaaatatgtagcgtctggggtcataaaggcttgaagataaacaagtggccatctagctcagaagcaacaaagctcacctggaagaacacaccaacctgtgtgatcacgtggttccaaagggatcagttatcaggtttcaaagaacaaaaaatcatataatgtgtgcacacctccatgatacgatcgccaaggacaaacgggtgcataagcaaatgtggtgaagaaagctgatggtgcccggctatcaaaagtgatagtgtctggggtcttaaaggcttgaaggtgaacaagcggccatctagctgagaagcaacaaagcccacatggaagaagcacaccagcctgagtgatcatgatatgttgaagggatcaggtataaggcatcatcaggaaaaaaaaatcttaccatagtgaatgaagggggaagtgcagagtggagacccaaagcccattggtcggccactggagatccccttgcagaggggtctaggggaggagatgagtcagtcagggtgcgatgtagcaccgatgaagaatacagctttcccccagttcctaaatgcttcctcctcccccaactatcatgatccgaattctaccttgccagtctggatagagcagaggatgtacactggtgcagataggagctggaggcacagggaatccagggcagatgataccttcaggaccaagggtgtgagtggcgatactgggagggtagagggtgaggggttggaaagagggaaccaattacaaggatctacatgtgacctcctccctgggggatggacaacagaaaagggggtgaagggagatgtcggacagggcaagatatgacaaaataataatttataaattatcaagggcttgttgggagggggtggggagggagggggggaaaaagaggacctgatgcaaagggcttaagtggagagcaaatgctttggaaatgatgagggcaaagaatgtacagatgtgctttacgcaattgatgtatgtatggactgtgataagagttgtatgaacccctaataaaatgttttttagaaattggagcaacagcaagttagctgagaggaattactaagaggtggaagaagggcgaGTATGATatggtggtggggaagggggaaggtaaaaaggaaaccaaggaaagatctaggaagcaaaggaatgGCTAGAGGTATAAGCACAGTAGTGTGCTtaggtaaatacattaattcataaaaatagaggtattggcctatgtacatatatttatatggtgatATACTGTGGTAGTGGATGgatttcaggcctctgctcatgccctctctcaatgaaagaacaccttgttctaaaaacccggcattctgtgatgctcaccctctagtcacaactgctgaagacaaagcgggtgcataagccaatgtgaagAGAGCGGGATAGTGCCtaactttcaaaagatatagcgtctggggtcctaatgACTTGAAgttaaaacaagcggccattcagcagaaaagcaacaagctcacacagaagaagcacaccagccagtgcgatcatgaggtgtccacaggatcagaagaccccaaacaataaaACATAGTGTTGAGAACA
Proteins encoded in this window:
- the ABHD17A gene encoding alpha/beta hydrolase domain-containing protein 17A — encoded protein: MNGLSVSELCCLFCCPPCPGRIAAKLAFLPPEPTYSLVPEPESGPGATPSGPLRASAGPPGRWKLHLTERADFQYSQRELDTIEVFLTKSSRGSRVTCMYVRCVPGARYTVLFSHGNAVDLGQMSSFYVGLGTRINCNIFSYDYSGYGASSGRPSEKNLYADIDAAWQALRTRYGISPDSIILYGQSIGTVPTVDLASRYECAAVVLHSPLTSGMRVAFPDTKKTYCFDAFPNIEKVSKITSPVLIIHGTEDEVIDFSHGLALYERCPKAVEPLWVEGAGHNDIELYSQYLERLRRFISQELPSQRA